In a genomic window of Labeo rohita strain BAU-BD-2019 chromosome 20, IGBB_LRoh.1.0, whole genome shotgun sequence:
- the LOC127182908 gene encoding E3 SUMO-protein ligase RanBP2-like, protein MLSPSKSPSKLNQSQAFVGTDNQREALQEEKLDGPYFVPVVPLPDLVEVSTGEENEQVLFSHRAKLYRYDKDLSQWKERGIGNLKILQHYETKRVRLVMRRDQVLKLCANHWIAADMKLEPMNEAEKAWIWSAFDFAEGQGKVEQLAIRFKLQETANAFKEVFEEAKTAQEKDTLLTPFSARVPCSTQDMLCGKSGAKLGIQSTVVSPPKFAFGSDSVQKIFGSPSPSREKSYIKNKIVPLCLAHGCPTLLQTHLPAVLK, encoded by the coding sequence ATGCTCAGTCCCTCTAAGTCTCCATCAAAGCTTAACCAGAGTCAGGCTTTTGTTGGCACAGATAATCAACGAGAAGCATTGCAGGAAGAAAAGCTAGATGGTCCGTACTTTGTGCCTGTTGTGCCACTGCCTGATCTTGTTGAGGTCTCAACAGGAGAGGAGAATGAACAAGTCCTTTTCAGTCACCGGGCCAAATTATACCGCTATGATAAAGATCTTAGTCAGTGGAAAGAAAGAGGTATAGGAAACCTTAAAATACTACAACACTATGAAACAAAGCGTGTCAGACTCGTGATGAGACGGGACCAGGTCCTCAAACTGTGTGCAAACCATTGGATTGCTGCAGATATGAAGCTTGAGCCCATGAATGAAGCCGAGAAAGCGTGGATCTGGAGTGCCTTTGATTTTGCTGAAGGGCAGGGCAAGGTGGAACAGTTAGCAATCCGATTTAAACTTCAGGAAACTGCAAATGCTTTCAAAGAAGTCTTCGAAGAGGCAAAGACTGCACAGGAAAAAGACACTCTACTCACCCCATTTTCTGCAAGAGTACCTTGCTCCACCCAAGACATGCTTTGTGGCAAGTCTGGGGCAAAGCTTGGCATTCAAAGCACTGTGGTCTCTCCTCCTAAGTTTGCTTTTGGATCAGACTCTGTGCAGAAAATCTTTGGAAGCCCTTCACCATCAAGAGAAAAatcttatataaaaaataaaattgtacctCTTTGTTTAGCTCATGGCTGTCCAACCCTGCTCCAAACACACTTGCCTGCAGTTCTCAAGTAG
- the LOC127182906 gene encoding E3 SUMO-protein ligase RanBP2-like: MLAPVDGFNFGIAKAEAKPSDRQSASDLKNIAELHKEKVKEAAPSSSDQSVDADSHDNNPLVTGKPSTFSFADLAESQGSFQFGQKDPTSKGFAGAGEKFFTGFHSSPKADTSGDQDDEMYITEENDNIQFEPIVQMPEKIDLVTGEEDEKVLYSQRVKLFRFHTETSQWKERGVGNLKLLKNNQNGRLRILMRREQVLKVCANHWITTTMSLKSLTGSDRAWMWLANDFSDGDAKIEQLAAKFKTPELAEEFKLKFEECQRLLLDIPLQTPHKLVNIGRMAQLIQKAEEMKSDLKDLKAFLTYQNKGDESSNAGHSTSAVVVGLDSDSTVPTLEWDNYDLREEAHKDYANSSVHDTPSQPDPIFCFGESTTGFSFSFQPMLSPSKSPSKLNQSQAFVGTDNQREALQEEKLDGPYFVPVVPLPDLVEVSTGEENEQVLFSHRAKLYRYDKDLSQWKERGIGNLKILQHYETKRVRLVMRRDQVLKLCANHWIAADMKLEPMNEAEKAWIWSAFDFAEGQGKVEQLAIRFKLQETANAFKEVFEEAKTAQEKDTLLTPFSARVPCSTQDMLCGKSGAKLGIQSTVVSPPKFAFGSDSVQKIFGSPSPSREKSYIKNKIVPLCLAHGCPTLLQTHLPAVLK; this comes from the coding sequence atgCTGGCGCCTGTTGATGGATTTAACTTTGGGATTGCAAAAGCTGAGGCAAAACCATCAGACAGACAGTCTGCATCTGACCTCAAAAATATTGCTGAGCTTCACAAAGAGAAAGTAAAAGAGGCAGCCCCGAGTTCCTCAGATCAGTCTGTAGATGCTGATAGTCATGATAATAATCCCCTCGTTACTGGTAAGCCTAGCACCTTTAGTTTTGCTGACTTGGCAGAGTCACAAGGTAGTTTTCAGTTTGGCCAAAAGGATCCCACTTCCAAAGGCTTTGCAGGGGCTGGCGAGAAGTTCTTTACAGGGTTTCATTCCAGCCCTAAGGCCGACACCTCTGGTGATCAAGATGATGAAATGTACATAACCGAGGAGAATGATAATATTCAGTTTGAGCCCATTGTTCAGATGCCAGAGAAGATTGATCTTGTGACAGGAGAAGAAGATGAGAAAGTCTTGTATTCACAGCGTGTCAAGCTCTTCAGATTTCATACAGAAACAAGCCAATGGAAAGAAAGAGGAGTCGGCAACCTTAAACTGCTCAAGAATAACCAAAACGGGAGACTGCGAATTCTTATGAGGAGAGAGCAGGTGTTGAAAGTGTGTGCTAATCATTGGATCACAACCACAATGAGCTTAAAGTCCCTGACTGGGTCAGATCGAGCCTGGATGTGGCTGGCCAATGACTTCTCAGATGGAGATGCCAAAATAGAACAACTTGCTGCAAAATTCAAAACACCAGAGCTTGCCGAAGAGTTCAAGCTGAAATTTGAGGAATGTCAGCGACTGCTTTTGGATATTCCTTTGCAGACCCCTCACAAGCTCGTGAACATTGGCAGAATGGCCCAGCTTATACAGAAAGCTGAAGAAATGAAATCTGATCTTAAGGACCTCAAAGCATTTTTGACGTATCAAAACAAGGGTGACGAAAGTAGCAATGCAGGTCACAGTACCTCTGCAGTTGTAGTCGGGCTTGACTCTGACAGCACCGTACCCACTTTAGAATGGGATAATTACGATTTGCGAGAGGAAGCACATAAGGACTATGCCAACTCCTCTGTGCATGATACCCCTTCGCAGCCAGATCCAATATTCTGCTTTGGCGAATCAACCACAGgctttagtttcagttttcagCCTATGCTCAGTCCCTCTAAGTCTCCATCAAAGCTTAACCAGAGTCAGGCTTTTGTTGGCACAGATAATCAACGAGAAGCATTGCAGGAAGAAAAGCTAGATGGTCCGTACTTTGTGCCTGTTGTGCCACTGCCTGATCTTGTTGAGGTCTCAACAGGAGAGGAGAATGAACAAGTCCTTTTCAGTCACCGGGCCAAATTATACCGCTATGATAAAGATCTTAGTCAGTGGAAAGAAAGAGGTATAGGAAACCTTAAAATACTACAACACTATGAAACAAAGCGTGTCAGACTCGTGATGAGACGGGACCAGGTCCTCAAACTGTGTGCAAACCATTGGATTGCTGCAGATATGAAGCTTGAGCCCATGAATGAAGCCGAGAAAGCGTGGATCTGGAGTGCCTTTGATTTTGCTGAAGGGCAGGGCAAGGTGGAACAGTTAGCAATCCGATTTAAACTTCAGGAAACTGCAAATGCTTTCAAAGAAGTCTTCGAAGAGGCAAAGACTGCACAGGAAAAAGACACTCTACTCACCCCATTTTCTGCAAGAGTACCTTGCTCCACCCAAGACATGCTTTGTGGCAAGTCTGGGGCAAAGCTTGGCATTCAAAGCACTGTGGTCTCTCCTCCTAAGTTTGCTTTTGGATCAGACTCTGTGCAGAAAATCTTTGGAAGCCCTTCACCATCAAGAGAAAAatcttatataaaaaataaaattgtacctCTTTGTTTAGCTCATGGCTGTCCAACCCTGCTCCAAACACACTTGCCTGCAGTTCTCAAGTAG